The Candidatus Nomurabacteria bacterium genomic sequence AGTTAACCCCTTATGATCTCACAAAGGGTAGAATCAGCTTCCGCTTGAAAGACGAACCGCGGCCCGTCGAAGCCGCTTAGGTGAGTCACGTTCGAAATTAATTAAATAGGAGTTTTTGTTGTCCTCATGAAAGTTCGCGCGAGTGTAAGAAAAATCAGTCCTGATGATCAGTTTGTACGCCGTAAGGGCAAGCTTTACGTGATCAACAAGAAAAAGCCTAAGAACAAGCAAAGGCAGGGTTAAGCATGGCTCGAATTGCAGGGGTTGTAATCCCAGCAGAAAAGCAGGTGCAGATCAGTCTTCGATACATTTATGGTATCGGACCGAAGCACGCTGCAGCCATCCTTGCGGCGGCTAATATAGAGCCGACCACTCGGGTGAAAAATCTCACCGAGGCTGAAGAACAGCGAATTCGCGAGATAATCGATCGAGATTATACCGTTGAAGGCGACTTGCAGCGTCAGGTAACCAACAATATTAAACGCTTGAAAGACATCGGTGCATACCGTGGTCTTCGTCACA encodes the following:
- the rpsM gene encoding 30S ribosomal protein S13; the encoded protein is MARIAGVVIPAEKQVQISLRYIYGIGPKHAAAILAAANIEPTTRVKNLTEAEEQRIREIIDRDYTVEGDLQRQVTNNIKRLKDIGAYRGLRHKSGLPVNGQRTRTNARTRKGRAVAVGGAQPKSASKT
- the rpmJ gene encoding 50S ribosomal protein L36, whose protein sequence is MKVRASVRKISPDDQFVRRKGKLYVINKKKPKNKQRQG